The Helianthus annuus cultivar XRQ/B chromosome 16, HanXRQr2.0-SUNRISE, whole genome shotgun sequence genome includes a window with the following:
- the LOC110919528 gene encoding uncharacterized protein LOC110919528: MRNTPRGIPAGGIWGVLQIGQITLPTTFKDGNKSRTVPLTFLVVRTHSSHNIILGRPGLRALGAISSTIHGAIKFPTEAGVATICLESNSLVAEVRHAAETSSQKSKVPTELWAINPDFPEQQVAIGAQLPKRTKKLLWELLSNSIDVFAWKHSDMQGVPRSMAQHHLNVKESIKPIAQRKRHMAPDRAKAIAKDVKSLLDAGIIREVRYQTWVSNPVMVRKKDNSWRMCIDFTDLNNACPKDCFPLPEIDEKIDSVTTFRLKCFLDAYKGYHEIQMAVEDEDKTTFVTNEGVYCFTKMPFGLKNTGATYQRLMNKAFKDQIERNVEVYVDDIMIKSHDEVAMLKDILETFTRLRSINMKLNPKKCTLGVEEGKFLGVMVGSKGLRANPDKIDAVLTMKAPTSVKEIQSLNGQLAALHRFLSKAADRSLPFMDVLKKSFRSEFKWTEEAARAFEELKTCLGTLLTLTVPEEDEVLTVYLAASFGAISAVLVAHRTGKQIPIYYISRTLKDYETRYSNLEKLALALVHASRRLRRYFQAHPIEVRTDQRIQHVLRRPEVSGRMAKWAIELGAFNITFRTKGPLKGQVIADFLVEIQEEKGTEDVEKAPEKPWSLYTDGASSTEGAGAGLILTDPDGTDMTYALRLEFKSSNNEAEYEALLAGLRLPLRVGAKNVIAHVDSLCVANQVNGEYEAREANMVEYLEQVKQAMALFEACKVEHIPRSKNKKADALSKLASVSFSHLAKEVRVEVLTTPSIAAPQVMQVEAPSQTWMTLIINNLVHDVLPVDKTEARKIQINSLQYQMQEGGLYRKTFLGPLLKCLDPKQASYIIREVHYGICGIHAGPKMIVTKVKNAGYYWPGMHESAVKELQQCEECQRHAPVSFRAKNEMIPVTAAWPFQKWGVDIVGPFPRSSGSAQYLLVAVDYFTKWVEARPFAVISGYNVTRFFWEQIPTLRAMGRSNNSIGELLKRRLGYEGKGWADELPNVLWAHRTLHKTSNGETPFSLTYGTEAVIPAEIGLPNQRCKDWKENEHELRSNLDLLEERRNIAAIKEARYKKKIEKYYNARAKIYKFKVGDYVFRNNDASRVEAPGKLTPKWEGPYRVKEASDKGSYVLEKIDGTPIPRTWNGVHLKKCFM; encoded by the exons atgcgtaacacgcctcgcgggattcCCGCAGGTGGGATTTGGGGGGTGTTACAGATAGGACAGATTACTCTCCCGACCACATTCAAAGACGGTAACAAGAGCAGAACAGTACCACTAACTTTCCTGGTTGTTCGAACTCATTCTTCGCACAACATAATACTCGGGCGACCCGGATTGCGAGCTCTTGGAGCAATCAGTTCGACAATACACGGAGCTATTAAATTCCCTACCGAAGCCGGTGTTGCCACTATCTGTTTAGAGTCGAATTCGCTTGTCGCCGAAGTAAGACATGCGGCAGAAACGAGCTCCCAAAAGTCCAAAGTACCCACGGAACTTTGGGCAATCAACCCGGATTTTCCCGAGCAACAAGTAGCTATTGGTGCTCAGCTCCCAAAACGAACGAAGAAGCTTTTATGGGAATTGTTAAGCAACTCGATAGATGTCTTCGCGTGGAAGCACTCTGATATGCAGGGAGTCCCCAGATCCATGGCACAACATCACCTGAACGTAAAAGAATCAATCAAACCGATAGCACAAAGGAAAAGGCATATGGCGCCGGATCGGGCAAAAGCCATTGCAAAAGATGTTAAAAGTCTCCTAGACGCAGGAATCATTCGAGAGGTGCGGTATCAAACATGGGTATCAAACCCCGTTATGGTACGGAAGAAAGATAATTCAtggagaatgtgcatcgatttcaCCGACTTAAACAATGCGTGCCCGAAAGACTGTTTTCCTCTACCGGAGATTGATGAGAAGATTGACTCCGTCACCACGTTTAGGTTAAAGTGTTTTTTGGATGCTTACAAAGGATATCATGAAATACAAATGGCGGTCGAAGATGAGGATAAGACGACCTTTGTCACCAATGAAGGAGTGTATTGCTTTACTAAGATGCCGTTCGGTTTGAAAAACACCGGTGCTACGTACCAGCGTCTGATGAACAAAGCTTTTAAGGATCAGATCGAACGAAATGTggaggtatacgttgatgacatcatGATCAAAAGTCACGACGAGGTCGCCATGCTAAAAGACATACTCGAAACGTTTACCCGACTCCGAAGCatcaacatgaagctaaatccgaAAAAATGTACATTAGGGGTAGAAGAAGGTAAGTTTCTCGGAGTCATGGTCGGGTCAAAAGGCTTACGAGCCAACCCCGATAAGATTGATGCTGTTCTTACAATGAAGGCTCCGACGTCGGTCAAAGAAATTCAGTCCTTAAACGGACAATTGGCTGCTCTCCATCGGTTCTTGTCAAAAGCAGCAGACCGGTCGCTCCCATTCATGGATGTTCTCAAAAAAAGCTTTAGATCGGAGTTCAAATGGACGGAAGAGGCTGCGCGAGCTTTCGAAGAGCTTAAAACTTGTTTGGGCACCTTGCTAACCCTCACCGTACCAGAAGAAGATGAGGTATTAACAGTATACTTAGCCGCATCATTCGGAGCTATCAGTGCAGTGTTAGTTGCACACCGTACTGGGAAGCAAATTCCCATTTATTACATAAGCCGAACGTTAAAAGATTACGAAACAAGATATTCAAACTTGGAAAAATTAGCCCTGGCTCTAGTCCATGCTTCAAGAAGACTTCGCCGATACTTTCAGGCCCATCCAATTGAGGTGCGAACAGACCAAAGAATCCAACACGTTCTCCGACGACCTGAGGTTTCAGGTCGAAtggcaaaatgggcaattgaatTGGGCGCGTTCAACATTACCTTTCGAACTAAAGGTCCGTTGAAGGGGCAGGTAATAGCGGATTTCTTAGTCGAAATACAGGAAGAGAAAGGAACAGAAGACGTTGAAAAAGCTCCAGAAAAGCCGTGGTCCTTGTATACCGACGGAGCTTCTAGTACCGAAGGAGCAGGGGCGGGCCTAATCCTCACCGATCCAGACGGAACGGATATGACGTATGCACTCCGGCTAGAGTTCAAGAGTTCGAATAACGAAGCTGAGTACGAGGCCCTCTTAGCTGGCCTACGTCTACCGCTGAGAGTTGGAGCAAAAAATGTCATAGCCCATGTAGATTCGTTATGTGTAGCAAATCAGGTAAATGGAGAATATGAGGCGAGGGAAGCAAACATGGTCGAATATCTCGAACAGGTAAAACAAGCAATGGCATTATTTGAAGCATGTAAGGTCGAACATATTCCCCGTAGCAAGAACAAGAAGGCTGATGCTTTAAGCAAGTTGGCATCAGTGTCGTTCAGTCACCTGGCCAAGGAAGTGAGAGTGGAAGTTCTAACTACGCCTTCAATCGCAGCTCCGCAAGTAATGCAGGTCGAAGCACCATCGCAAACATGGATGACGCTAATAATTAACAACTTGGTACACGATGTTTTGCCAGTCGATAAGACCGAAGCGAGGAAAATACAGATCAATTCTCTCCAGTATCAGATGCAGGAAGGAGGCTTATACCGAAAGACTTTTCTCGGACCTCTGCTAAAGTGCTTGGACCCGAAGCAAGCTAGTTATATCATCAGGGAAGTACACTACGGCATCTGTGGTATTCATGCCGGGCCTAAAATGATTGTTACGAAAGTCAAGAACGCAGGATACTACTGGCCGGGGATGCATGAAAGCGCCGTAAAAGAGCTCCAACAGTGTGAAGAATGCCAAAGGCACGCGCCAGTCAGCTTCCGAGCCAAGAACGAAATGATACCCGTAACCGCAGCATGGCCCTTCCAAAAGTGGGGCGTTGATATCGTCGGACCTTTTCCAAGATCGAGCGGAAGCGCTCAATATCTGCTAGTTGCGGTAGATTACTTTACCAAATGGGTGGAAGCCCGACCATTTGCAGTCATCTCCGGCTACAACGTGACACGTTTCTTCTGGGAACAAATT CCCACCCTCAGGGCAATGGGCAGGTCGAACAACTCAATCGGCGAATTGTTAAAGAGGAGACTCGGTTACGAGGGAAAAGGCTGGGCGGACGAGTTGCCGAATGTCTTATGGGCGCACCGGACATTGCACAAAACAAGCAACGGAGAAACACCGTTCAGTCTTACCTACGGCACCGAAGCAGTAATTCCCGCTGAGATCGGACTCCCAAACCAGAGGTGCAAAGACTGGAAGGAAAATGAACATGAACTCCGATCCAACCTCGACTTGTTGGAAGAGCGCCGGAACATCGCGGCCATCAAAGAAGCCCGATACAAAAAGAAGATTGAGAAGTACTATAATGCTCGGGCAAAAATCTACAAGTTTAAAGTCGGAGACTATGTATTCCGGAACAATGATGCGAGCCGCGTCGAGGCCCCGGGCAAGTTAACCCCCAAGTGGGAGGGACCGTACCGAGTCAAAGAGGCTAGCGACAAGGGCTCGTACGTGTTGGAAAAGATCGATGGGACTCCCATACCCCGGACTTGGAACGGGGTGCATTTAAAGAAATGCTTTATGTGA